The following are from one region of the Oncorhynchus masou masou isolate Uvic2021 chromosome 24, UVic_Omas_1.1, whole genome shotgun sequence genome:
- the LOC135512260 gene encoding serine/threonine-protein phosphatase 4 regulatory subunit 3-like isoform X4, giving the protein MPETSHLVELPPCELARLEEIADLVTSVLSSPIRREKLALALMSEGYMKKLLQLFQVCEDLENREGLHHLYEIVRGVLFLNKAALFEVMFSDDCIMDVVGCLEFDPSLVQPKKHREFLTKTAKFKEVIPITDSELRQKIHQTYRVQYIQDIILPTPSVFEENFLSTLTSFIFFNKVEIVSMLQEDEKFLTEVFAQLTDEATEDGKRRELVNFFKEFCAFSQTLQPQNRDAFFKTLANLGILPALEIVMGMDDLQVRAAATDIFSYLVEFSPSMVREFVMQEPQQTDDDVLLINVVIKQMICDSDPELGGAVQLMGLLRTLIDPENMLAPTNKTEKTEFLSFFYKYCMQVLTVPLLASTVDEKNCKDLQEGSTKINPVCPDNFQTAQLLALILELLTFCVEHHTYHIKTYIMNKDLLRRVLVLMNSKHTFLALCALRFMRRIIGQKDEYYNRYIVKGNLFEPVINTLLDNGTRYNLLNSAIIELFEFIKVEDIKSLIAHIIDNYYKALESIEYVQTFKGLKGRYEQEKDRQTLRLNRYRRDARTLDEDEDEEMWFNEDGEAIEKSRPEEEFPESFGKYMEAKKVKESDNKENFPKRTPTGSFKFTFSHSAGAANGTNGANCKPATSPTSAASPNGSPAKSATPPATPVVKTAMVGLVDYPDDEDEEDEDEEQSPRKRPRLGS; this is encoded by the exons ATgccagagaccagccacctggtGGAGCTGCCTCCATGCGAGCTGGCCCGGCTGGAGGAGATCGCTGACCTTGTGACCTCTGTCCTGTCCTCGCCCATCCGCCGGGAGAAGCTGGCCCTGGCCCTTATGAGCGAAGGCTATATGAAGAAGCTGCTGCAGCTCTTCCAGGTGTGCGAGGACCTCGAAAACCGGGAGGGCCTACACCACCTGTATGAGATTGTACGTGGAGTGTTGTTCCTCAACAAGGCGGCTCTATTTGAGGTCATGTTCTCGGACGACTGTATCATGGATGTGGTTGGCTGTCTGGAGTTTGATCCGTCGCTGGTGCAACCTAAAAAGCACCGGGAGTTCCTCACCAAGACGGCCAAGTTCAAGGAGGTAATCCCCATCACGGACTCAGAGCTGCGGCAAAAGATCCACCAGACGTACCGGGTGCAGTACATCCAGGACATCATCCTGCCCACACCTTCTGTCTTCGAGGAGAACTTCCTTTCCACCCTCACATCCTTTATTTTCTTCAACAAGGTGGAGATAGTCAGCATGCTGCAG GAGGATGAGAAGTTCCTAACTGAAGTCTTTGCACAGCTAACGGATGAAGCGACAGAAGACGGTAAAAGGCGGGAACTA GTGAACTTTTTCAAAGAATTTTGTGCTTTTTCACAAACCTTGCAACCGCAAAATAGAGATGCTTTCTTCAAGACTCTGGCGAATCTAGGCATTCTTCCTGCTCTTGAAATAGTCATG GGTATGGACGATTTGCAGGTGAGGGCTGCAGCCACAGATATCTTCTCCTATCTGGTGGAGTTCAGTCCCTCCATGGTCCGGGAGTTTGTTATGCaggagccacagcagactgatGAT GATGTGCTGCTGATCAACGTGGTGATAAAGCAGATGATCTGTGACTCGGACCCTGAGTTGGGGGGTGCTGTGCAGCTTATGGGGCTTCTACGCACATTGATCGACCCAGAGAACATGCTGGCCCCCACCAAT AAAACAGAGAAGACTGAGTTCCTCAGCTTCTTCTACAAGTACTGCATGCAGGTCCTCACAGTCCCTCTATTGGCCAGCACTGTAGATGAGAAGAACTGTAAAG ATCTGCAAGAGGGGTCCACCAAGATCAACCCAGTGTGTCCTG ATAATTTCCAGACAGCCCAACTCCTGGCTTTGATACTGGAGCTGCTGACGTTCTGTGTAGAGCACCACACGTACCACATAAAGACCTACATTATGAACAAGGACCTGCTGCGACGAGTTTTGGTGCTAATGAACTCTAAACACACCTTCCTTGCGCTGT GTGCTCTGCGTTTCATGAGGAGGATAATTGGGCAGAAGGATGAGTACTACAACCGCTACATTGTCAAAGGGAACCTGTTTGAGCCAGTCATCAACACTCTGCTGGATAATGGAACTAGATACAACCTCCTAAACTCAGCCATCATTGAACTCTTTGAGTTCATCAAAGTG GAGGATATCAAGTCCCTCATAGCACACATTATAGACAACTACTACAAAGCACTTGAATCCATTGAATACGTCCAGACTTTTAAGGGCTTGAAGGGCAGATATGAGCAGGAGAAGGACCGACAGACTCTGAGACTCAACAG ATATCGTAGGGATGCCCGAACGCTGGACGAGGACGAGGATGAGGAAATGTGGTTCAATGAAGATGGAGAGGCTATTGAGAAAAGCAGGCCTGAGGAAGAGTTCCCAGAGAGCTTTGGAAAGTATATGGAAGCAAAAAAAG TTAAAGAGAGTGACAACAAAGAGAACTTCCCAAAGCGGACCCCAACTGGCAGCTTTAAGTTTACCTTCTCTCATTCTGCAGGGGCTGCCAACGGAACCAACGGTGCCAATTGCAAGCCAGCCACCTCTCCCACCTCCGCCGCCAGTCCCAACGGCTCCCCCGCCAAGTCGGCAACGCCACCTGCCACCCCGGTAGTCAAG ACTGCGATGGTCGGCCTTGTAGACTAC
- the LOC135512260 gene encoding serine/threonine-protein phosphatase 4 regulatory subunit 3-like isoform X2 has protein sequence MSDTRRRVKVYTLNEDRQWDDRGTGHVSSTFVERLKGISLLVRAESDGSLLLESKISPNTAYQKQQDTLIVWSEAENYDLALSFQEKAGCDEIWEKICQVQGKDPALEITQDPIDESEEERFEEMPETSHLVELPPCELARLEEIADLVTSVLSSPIRREKLALALMSEGYMKKLLQLFQVCEDLENREGLHHLYEIVRGVLFLNKAALFEVMFSDDCIMDVVGCLEFDPSLVQPKKHREFLTKTAKFKEVIPITDSELRQKIHQTYRVQYIQDIILPTPSVFEENFLSTLTSFIFFNKVEIVSMLQEDEKFLTEVFAQLTDEATEDGKRRELVNFFKEFCAFSQTLQPQNRDAFFKTLANLGILPALEIVMGMDDLQVRAAATDIFSYLVEFSPSMVREFVMQEPQQTDDDVLLINVVIKQMICDSDPELGGAVQLMGLLRTLIDPENMLAPTNKTEKTEFLSFFYKYCMQVLTVPLLASTVDEKNCKDLQEGSTKINPVCPDNFQTAQLLALILELLTFCVEHHTYHIKTYIMNKDLLRRVLVLMNSKHTFLALCALRFMRRIIGQKDEYYNRYIVKGNLFEPVINTLLDNGTRYNLLNSAIIELFEFIKVEDIKSLIAHIIDNYYKALESIEYVQTFKGLKGRYEQEKDRQTLRLNRYRRDARTLDEDEDEEMWFNEDGEAIEKSRPEEEFPESFGKYMEAKKVKESDNKENFPKRTPTGSFKFTFSHSAGAANGTNGANCKPATSPTSAASPNGSPAKSATPPATPVVKVSFPCQLPF, from the exons GACACCCTGATTGTGTGGTCGGAAGCAGAGAACTATGATCTGGCCCTGAGTTTTCAGGAAAAAGCTGGCTGCGATGAAATCTGGGAAAAGATATGTCAG GTGCAAGGGAAAGACCCTGCGCTGGAGATCACCCAGGACCCCATCGATGAGTCTGAGGAGGAGCGCTTCGAGGAGATgccagagaccagccacctggtGGAGCTGCCTCCATGCGAGCTGGCCCGGCTGGAGGAGATCGCTGACCTTGTGACCTCTGTCCTGTCCTCGCCCATCCGCCGGGAGAAGCTGGCCCTGGCCCTTATGAGCGAAGGCTATATGAAGAAGCTGCTGCAGCTCTTCCAGGTGTGCGAGGACCTCGAAAACCGGGAGGGCCTACACCACCTGTATGAGATTGTACGTGGAGTGTTGTTCCTCAACAAGGCGGCTCTATTTGAGGTCATGTTCTCGGACGACTGTATCATGGATGTGGTTGGCTGTCTGGAGTTTGATCCGTCGCTGGTGCAACCTAAAAAGCACCGGGAGTTCCTCACCAAGACGGCCAAGTTCAAGGAGGTAATCCCCATCACGGACTCAGAGCTGCGGCAAAAGATCCACCAGACGTACCGGGTGCAGTACATCCAGGACATCATCCTGCCCACACCTTCTGTCTTCGAGGAGAACTTCCTTTCCACCCTCACATCCTTTATTTTCTTCAACAAGGTGGAGATAGTCAGCATGCTGCAG GAGGATGAGAAGTTCCTAACTGAAGTCTTTGCACAGCTAACGGATGAAGCGACAGAAGACGGTAAAAGGCGGGAACTA GTGAACTTTTTCAAAGAATTTTGTGCTTTTTCACAAACCTTGCAACCGCAAAATAGAGATGCTTTCTTCAAGACTCTGGCGAATCTAGGCATTCTTCCTGCTCTTGAAATAGTCATG GGTATGGACGATTTGCAGGTGAGGGCTGCAGCCACAGATATCTTCTCCTATCTGGTGGAGTTCAGTCCCTCCATGGTCCGGGAGTTTGTTATGCaggagccacagcagactgatGAT GATGTGCTGCTGATCAACGTGGTGATAAAGCAGATGATCTGTGACTCGGACCCTGAGTTGGGGGGTGCTGTGCAGCTTATGGGGCTTCTACGCACATTGATCGACCCAGAGAACATGCTGGCCCCCACCAAT AAAACAGAGAAGACTGAGTTCCTCAGCTTCTTCTACAAGTACTGCATGCAGGTCCTCACAGTCCCTCTATTGGCCAGCACTGTAGATGAGAAGAACTGTAAAG ATCTGCAAGAGGGGTCCACCAAGATCAACCCAGTGTGTCCTG ATAATTTCCAGACAGCCCAACTCCTGGCTTTGATACTGGAGCTGCTGACGTTCTGTGTAGAGCACCACACGTACCACATAAAGACCTACATTATGAACAAGGACCTGCTGCGACGAGTTTTGGTGCTAATGAACTCTAAACACACCTTCCTTGCGCTGT GTGCTCTGCGTTTCATGAGGAGGATAATTGGGCAGAAGGATGAGTACTACAACCGCTACATTGTCAAAGGGAACCTGTTTGAGCCAGTCATCAACACTCTGCTGGATAATGGAACTAGATACAACCTCCTAAACTCAGCCATCATTGAACTCTTTGAGTTCATCAAAGTG GAGGATATCAAGTCCCTCATAGCACACATTATAGACAACTACTACAAAGCACTTGAATCCATTGAATACGTCCAGACTTTTAAGGGCTTGAAGGGCAGATATGAGCAGGAGAAGGACCGACAGACTCTGAGACTCAACAG ATATCGTAGGGATGCCCGAACGCTGGACGAGGACGAGGATGAGGAAATGTGGTTCAATGAAGATGGAGAGGCTATTGAGAAAAGCAGGCCTGAGGAAGAGTTCCCAGAGAGCTTTGGAAAGTATATGGAAGCAAAAAAAG TTAAAGAGAGTGACAACAAAGAGAACTTCCCAAAGCGGACCCCAACTGGCAGCTTTAAGTTTACCTTCTCTCATTCTGCAGGGGCTGCCAACGGAACCAACGGTGCCAATTGCAAGCCAGCCACCTCTCCCACCTCCGCCGCCAGTCCCAACGGCTCCCCCGCCAAGTCGGCAACGCCACCTGCCACCCCGGTAGTCAAGGTGAGCTTTCCCTGTCAACTGCCATTCTAG